From a region of the Panicum virgatum strain AP13 chromosome 2K, P.virgatum_v5, whole genome shotgun sequence genome:
- the LOC120679253 gene encoding uncharacterized protein LOC120679253: MITQMGTLNNGRNRSAVFDGLYGVQLWRSSPQSAQISEDEAPRTTALSVESLQKGGRTQQRLLIRRLWQHRPSCLKPIHCSITCDKHAGETIANVVTSLPFIVLGLQTPRKNLNTAIYANSLVGVGIASSLYHSSIGEIRKFLRWADYTMIATTTLCLSRALRNENPRLLMAASALLLPFQPLMISAVHTGLMEVSFARRASIEPDLRMAHNLHKMSSLLGGALFIADDCFPDTPYIHAAWHLAAAIGIGTCNKLLE, from the exons ATGATAACACAGATGGGAACCCTGAATAATGGTAGAAACCGTTCTGCCGTCTTTGATGGCCTCTACGGAGTACAGCTTTGGCGCTCGTCGCCACAGTCGGCACAAATAAGTGAGGACGAAGCTCCACGAACCACCGCTCTAAGTGTGGAGTCACTCCAGAAGGGTGGTAGAACACAACAAAGGCTGCTGATCCG AAGACTATGGCAGCACAGGCCTTCTTGCTTGAAGCCCATCCACTGCAGTATTACAT GTGACAAGCATGCTGGCGAAACTATTGCGAACGTTGTCACCTCTCTGCCCTTCATAGTGCTTGGACTGCAGACTCCAAG GAAGAACTTGAACACTGCTATTTATGCGAATTCGCTGGTCGGGGTAGGAATAGCCTCGAGCTTGTACCATTCTTCCATAGGAGAAATCCGAAAGTTTCTGCGGTGGGCCGACTACACTATGATCGCTACCACCACACTG TGTCTATCAAGAGCACTTAGGAATGAGAACCCAAGATTACTAATGGCAGCATCAGCGTTGCTCCTGCCGTTTCAGCCATTGATGATTTCAGCTGTCCACACTGGATTGATGGAG GTTTCCTTTGCACGAAGGGCATCAATTGAACCAGACCTCAGGATGGCACATAACCTGCACAAGATGTCATCTCTGCTGGGAGGTGCATTGTTCATTGCTGATGATTGCTTCCCAGACACTCCCTATATCCACGCTGCATGGCATCTTGCCGCCGCAATTGGCATCGGCACATGCAACAAGCTTCTGGAATGA
- the LOC120679235 gene encoding pentatricopeptide repeat-containing protein At5g56310-like isoform X1, whose protein sequence is MVIYSPNYKVDVFSQEARRDMPSDPPRPRRAALLPLNLPPHIPYSRALQQRLYLIAQHLSRRRASSPSAARRGLDQLHAQLLLNGFTHKRFLLAKLLSLAGADLPRAESLFLSASPAPHSPASPTLANLLLRAAAGSGAAPSALLALFSRLVGRHGLRPNAFSFSTLLAALASAGAGALPHGRALHAHALARGALAPSGHVMTSLVDAYASARQLGDARKVFDEMPCKSVPAWNCMLAAYVLCGELDAALRFFGHEMPCRDAVAWTTVIGGCANSGRAAEAVELFMGMRKARVKDDAVTMVALLTACAELGDLELGRWVHARVDWEGRQRRTVLLDNALIHMYVKCGAVEDALHLFLMMPKRSTISWTTMISGLAMHGRAQEALDLFHRMQERPDGATLLAVLRACSYAGRIDDGQRYFESMERVYGITPEIQHYGCMVDMFCRWRQLHEALELVEKMAFQSNEGAWGAILSGCRREGNLELAAKATDRLVELQPERAAGHLVLLSNMYAGIGQWEQARMARERVATLNAQKPAGRSWVNQNESSMVVA, encoded by the coding sequence ATGGTCATATATTCACCTAACTACAAAGTGGACGTCTTCTCTCAAGAGGCGCGGCGAGACATGCCGAGCGAtccccctcgccctcgccgcgcggCCCTCCTCCCGCTCAACCTGCCCCCGCACATCCCGTACTCCCGCGCGCTGCAGCAGCGCCTCTACCTCATCGCGCAGCacctcagccgccgccgcgcgagctccccttccgccgcccgccgcggcctcgaCCAGCTCCACGCGCAGCTCCTCCTCAACGGCTTCACCCACAAGCGCTTCCTCCTCGCGAAGctcctctccctcgccggcgccgacctCCCCCGGGCCGAGTCCCTCTTCCtctccgcctcgccggcgccgcacaGCCCCGCGTCCCCGACCCTCGccaacctcctcctccgcgccgccgccgggtcggGCGCCGCGCCGTCGGCCCTGCTCGCGCTCTTCTCCCGCCTCGTGGGCCGCCACGGGCTCCGCCCCAatgccttctccttctccaccCTCCTCGCGGCGCTCGCCTCCGCGGGCGCCGGGGCGCTCCCCCACGGCCGCGCCCTCCACGCGCACGCCCTCGCGCGCGGCGCGCTCGCCCCGTCCGGGCATGTGATGACCAGCCTCGTGGACGCGTACGCGTCGGCCCGCCAGCTTGGGGACGCCCGGAaggtgttcgacgaaatgccgTGCAAGTCGGTGCCCGCTTGGAACTGCATGCTCGCCGCGTACGTGCTGTGCGGCGAGCTGGACGCCGCGCTGCGGTTCTTTGGCCATGAGATGCCTTGTCGGGACGCGGTGGCATGGACGACGGTGATTGGTGGGTGCGCAAACTCTGGGAGGGCCGCGGAGGCTGTTGAGCTGTTCATGGGAATGAGGAAGGCACGGGTCAAGGATGATGCGGTGACCATGGTTGCTTTGTTGACAGCGTGTGCAGAGCTGGGTGACCTGGAGCTTGGGCGGTGGGTGCATGCACGCGTGGACTGGGAAGGAAGGCAGCGGAGGACAGTGTTGCTGGACAATGCTCTCATCCATATGTATGTGAAGTGTGGCGCAGTGGAGGACGCGCTCCACTTGTTTCTGATGATGCCAAAGCGGAGTACCATTTCGTGGACAACTATGATCTCAGGTCTTGCAATGCATGGTCGTGCCCAGGAGGCATTGGATTTGTTCCACAGAATGCAGGAGCGTCCTGATGGTGCAACTCTGCTCGCAGTTCTGCGGGCGTGCAGTTACGCAGGGAGGATTGATGATGGGCAGCGGTACTTTGAGAGCATGGAAAGAGTTTATGGTATTACTCCAGAGATACAGCACTATGGATGCATGGTTGACATGTTCTGTCGCTGGAGACAATTGCACGAAGCACTTGAGCTTGTGGAAAAAATGGCATTCCAGTCAAATGAGGGTGCATGGGGTGCAATACTGAGCGGATGCAGAAGGGAGGGTAATCTTGAGCTTGCAGCCAAAGCGACCGATAGATTAGTTGAACTGCAGCCAGAACGAGCAGCTGGGCACCTTGTGCTTCTATCCAACATGTATGCTGGCATCGGACAGTGGGAGCAGGCTCGGATGGCGAGGGAAAGAGTGGCCACACTGAATGCACAGAAGCCTGCTGGAAGAAGCTGGGTGAATCAGAATGAGTCCAGCATGGTCGTAGCATAA
- the LOC120679235 gene encoding fructose-bisphosphate aldolase-lysine N-methyltransferase, chloroplastic-like isoform X2, whose product MAALQSQHHHLLLPRHRLLSLRPPPPRLRVLSRSHRLLPRARAVSAAAASTAALEDFRRWLSSHGAVEGKASPAAVPEGLGLVAARDLPRGEVVAEVPKKLWMDADAVAASDIGRACGGGGELRPWVAVALLLLREVARGADSPWAPYLAILPRQTDSTIFWSEEELLEIQGTQLLSTTMGVKDYVQSEFESVEAEIINANKDLFPGTITFDDFLWAFGILRSRVFPELRGDKLALIPFADLVNHSADITSEGSSWEIKGKGLFGREVMFSLRTPVDVKSGKQIYIQYDLNKSNAELALDYGFIESNPSRDSYTVTLEISESDPFYGDKLDIAELNGLGESAYFDIVLNEPLPPQMITYLRLLCIGGTDAFLLEALFRNSVWGHLEQPVSPDNEESICKVMRDACKSALGAYHTTIQEDEELLETENLQPRLKIAIGVRAGEKKVLQQIDDIFKQREEELDGLEYYQERRLKDLGLVGDNGEIIFWET is encoded by the exons ATGGCCGCGCTCCAATCccagcaccaccacctcctcctgccGCGTCACCGTCTGCTCTCCCTccgaccacctcctcctcgcctccgcgTGCTGTCGAGGTCCCACCGCCTGcttccccgcgcgcgcgcggtcagcgcggcggcagcgtcGACCGCCGCGCTGGAGGACTTCCGGCGGTGGCTTTCCTCCCACGGCGCGGTCGAGGGGAAGGCCTCCCCGGCCGCCGTGCCGGAGGGCCTCGGCCTCGTGGCGGCGCGGGACCTGCCGCGCGGGGAGGTCGTCGCGGAGGTGCCCAAGAAGCTCTGGATGGACGCGGACGCCGTCGCGGCCTCCGACATAGGccgcgcgtgcggcggcggcggggagctccgGCCGTGGGTCGCCGTCGCGCTGCTGCTCCTCCGGGAGGTCGCGCGCGGGGCGGACTCGCCGTGGGCGCCCTACCTCGCCATCCTCCCGCGCCAGACCGACTCCACCATCTTCTG GTCAGAAGAAGAGCTCCTAGAGATACAAG GAACACAATTACTGAGCACAACAATGGGTGTCAAAGACTATGTGCAGAGTGAATTTGAAAGCGTTGAAGCTGAGATCATAAATGCAAACAAGGACCTCTTCCCCGGTACCATAACATTTGATGATTTCCTATGGGCATTTGGAATACTCAGGTCCAGGGTATTTCCAGAGCTCCGTGGAGATAAGCTTGCTCTCATACCGTTTGCTGATCTG GTTAATCACAGTGCTGATATTACCTCAGAAGGGTCCAGTTGGGAGATCAAAGGAAAGGGCCTTTTTGGTAGGGAAGTCATGTTCTCTTTGCGAACACCAGTGGACGTTAAATCTGGAAAACAG ATATATATTCAGTACGACCTGAACAAGAGTAATGCTGAACTGGCACTTGACTATGGATTCATCGAATCAAATCCATCAAGGGACTCATATACTGTGACCCTGGAGATATCTGAATCTGATCCATTTTACGGAGACAAGCTTGACATTGCAGAGTTAAACGGGCTGGGGGAGAGTGCCTATTTCGATATCGTCCTCAATGAACCCCTTCCGCCTCAAATGATTACTTACCTGCGATTACTTTGCATTGGCGGAACAGATGCATTTCTCTTGGAAGCACTCTTCAGGAATTCAGTTTGGGGCCACCTTGAACAGCCAGTCAGTCCTGACAATGAGGAATCAATATGCAAGGTCATGCGAGATGCTTGCAAATCTGCCCTTGGTGCCTATCACACCACAATACAAGAG GATGAAGAACTATTGGAAACGGAAAATTTGCAGCCAAGACTTAAAATCGCGATTGGAGTAAGGGCCGGCGAAAAGAAAGTACTGCAGCAGATTGATGATATTTTCAAACAGAGGGAGGAGGAATTGGATGGCCTAGAGTACTACCAGGAAAGAAGACTCAAGGATCTTGGTTTAGTCGGTGACAATGGTGAAATTATTTTTTGGGAGACCTAg
- the LOC120679235 gene encoding fructose-bisphosphate aldolase-lysine N-methyltransferase, chloroplastic-like isoform X3, whose translation MAALQSQHHHLLLPRHRLLSLRPPPPRLRVLSRSHRLLPRARAVSAAAASTAALEDFRRWLSSHGAVEGKASPAAVPEGLGLVAARDLPRGEVVAEVPKKLWMDADAVAASDIGRACGGGGELRPWVAVALLLLREVARGADSPWAPYLAILPRQTDSTIFWSEEELLEIQGTQLLSTTMGVKDYVQSEFESVEAEIINANKDLFPGTITFDDFLWAFGILRSRVFPELRGDKLALIPFADLVNHSADITSEGSSWEIKGKGLFGREVMFSLRTPVDVKSGKQIYIQYDLNKSNAELALDYGFIESNPSRDSYTVTLEISESDPFYGDKLDIAELNGLGESAYFDIVLNEPLPPQMITYLRLLCIGGTDAFLLEALFRNSVWGHLEQPVSPDNEESICKVMRDACKSALGAYHTTIQELRGIFRMKNYWKRKICSQDLKSRLE comes from the exons ATGGCCGCGCTCCAATCccagcaccaccacctcctcctgccGCGTCACCGTCTGCTCTCCCTccgaccacctcctcctcgcctccgcgTGCTGTCGAGGTCCCACCGCCTGcttccccgcgcgcgcgcggtcagcgcggcggcagcgtcGACCGCCGCGCTGGAGGACTTCCGGCGGTGGCTTTCCTCCCACGGCGCGGTCGAGGGGAAGGCCTCCCCGGCCGCCGTGCCGGAGGGCCTCGGCCTCGTGGCGGCGCGGGACCTGCCGCGCGGGGAGGTCGTCGCGGAGGTGCCCAAGAAGCTCTGGATGGACGCGGACGCCGTCGCGGCCTCCGACATAGGccgcgcgtgcggcggcggcggggagctccgGCCGTGGGTCGCCGTCGCGCTGCTGCTCCTCCGGGAGGTCGCGCGCGGGGCGGACTCGCCGTGGGCGCCCTACCTCGCCATCCTCCCGCGCCAGACCGACTCCACCATCTTCTG GTCAGAAGAAGAGCTCCTAGAGATACAAG GAACACAATTACTGAGCACAACAATGGGTGTCAAAGACTATGTGCAGAGTGAATTTGAAAGCGTTGAAGCTGAGATCATAAATGCAAACAAGGACCTCTTCCCCGGTACCATAACATTTGATGATTTCCTATGGGCATTTGGAATACTCAGGTCCAGGGTATTTCCAGAGCTCCGTGGAGATAAGCTTGCTCTCATACCGTTTGCTGATCTG GTTAATCACAGTGCTGATATTACCTCAGAAGGGTCCAGTTGGGAGATCAAAGGAAAGGGCCTTTTTGGTAGGGAAGTCATGTTCTCTTTGCGAACACCAGTGGACGTTAAATCTGGAAAACAG ATATATATTCAGTACGACCTGAACAAGAGTAATGCTGAACTGGCACTTGACTATGGATTCATCGAATCAAATCCATCAAGGGACTCATATACTGTGACCCTGGAGATATCTGAATCTGATCCATTTTACGGAGACAAGCTTGACATTGCAGAGTTAAACGGGCTGGGGGAGAGTGCCTATTTCGATATCGTCCTCAATGAACCCCTTCCGCCTCAAATGATTACTTACCTGCGATTACTTTGCATTGGCGGAACAGATGCATTTCTCTTGGAAGCACTCTTCAGGAATTCAGTTTGGGGCCACCTTGAACAGCCAGTCAGTCCTGACAATGAGGAATCAATATGCAAGGTCATGCGAGATGCTTGCAAATCTGCCCTTGGTGCCTATCACACCACAATACAAGAG CTGCGTGGAATATTCAGGATGAAGAACTATTGGAAACGGAAAATTTGCAGCCAAGACTTAAAATCGCGATTGGAGTAA
- the LOC120679261 gene encoding peptidyl-prolyl cis-trans isomerase NIMA-interacting 4-like: protein MGKDSKAKDAKGKGKAASSGGDDAGGKGGKGKGGKSADGLGTCTYVKARHVLCEKQGKINEAYKKLQDGWLDNGDKVPPAEFAKVAQEFSECPSGKKGGDLGWFPRGKMAGPFQEVAFNTPVGAVNAPFKSTHGYHFILCEGRKN from the exons ATGGGGAAGGACTCGAAGGCGAAGGACGcgaagggcaagggcaaggccGCATcctccggcggcgacgacgccggcggcaAGGGGGGCAAGGGCAAGGGAGGCAAGTCCGCAGATGGCCTCGGCACCTGCACCTATGTCAAAG CTAGGCACGTATTGTGTGAGAAGCAGGGGAAAATCAATGAGGCTTATAAGAAGTTGCAGGATGGATGGCTGGACAATGGGGACAAGGTTCCTCCTGCTGAGTTCGCTAAG GTAGCCCAGGAGTTTTCTGAATGCCCATCAGGGAAGAAAGGTGGAGATCTTGGCTGGTTCCCACGTGGCAAGATGGCTGGCCCTTTCCAGGAGGTTGCGTTCAACACACCTGTGGGAGCTGTTAACGCACCGTTCAAGTCCAC GCACGGATACCACTTTATCCTCTGTGAAGGAAGAAAGAACTGA